In Cryptomeria japonica chromosome 10, Sugi_1.0, whole genome shotgun sequence, a genomic segment contains:
- the LOC131859230 gene encoding G-type lectin S-receptor-like serine/threonine-protein kinase SD2-2, with translation MDSGNLVSLDAHEKSEIVWENFAHPTDTWLPGMKMWKGMKLTSWKSSVYPAIGLFSIGMDISQGKTQLHPLTARLVMDTNGEYRTYFWMDDSKWSLVWSTHRDQCGEYDICGAYGVCNANYVCSCVDGFTPKHPPQSWGSNGCTRQRPLQCSATEGTTDGFLEANNQYLPEEEAVSYNEPTQQD, from the exons ATGGACTCCGGTAATCTCGTTTCGCTGGATGCCCACGAAAAGTCTGAGATTGTGTGGGAGAATTTCGCACACCCGACAGATACATGGTTGCCTGGCATGAAGATGTGGAAGGGCATGAAGTTAACTTCGTGGAAGAGTTCTGTGTATCCTGCAATTGGGCTTTTCTCTATTGGAATGGACATTTCCCAAGGAAAGACGCAGTTG CATCCTCTCACGGCGCGGCTAGTGATGGACACGAACGGAGAATACCGAACTTACTTCTGGATGGATGACAGTAAATGGAGTTTGGTTTGGTCGACACACCGGGATCAATGCGGTGAATATGATATCTGTGGGGCTTACGGAGTGTGCAATGCGAATTATGTTTGTAGTTGTGTTGATGGCTTTACGCCCAAGCACCCACCTCAAAGCTGGGGGTCAAACGGCTGTACTCGGCAAAGACCGCTGCAATGCTCTGCCACAGAGGGAACCACCGACGGCTTCCTGGAAGCCAATAACCAATACTTGCCCGAAGAAGAAGCGGTCTCATACAATGAACCAACACAGCAGGATTAG